The following coding sequences lie in one Mycoplasma tauri genomic window:
- a CDS encoding variable surface lipoprotein: MKKNHKLTLFLGSLSSIAIFPLVAASCANRGQIRGESKQIQKNIDNPVNPDKDNQDNIDVPIQPSIKHESAFSKLKKSGKLQDVQNALDGLSDSTFARVPWKKVFEDLKDTYLKSDDYTKAEKEFISLLVDEQYYLGHAENNYEEAYKEVLDVIYDMNTESHNKSANEFGFRTEFATKQEAKEELEKFIKEFEQAHSNTTVPSGENSMENHNSYAGSSDELKNELKKKIEATISSLDANPDKESYQNVLLKLEEILKSIYPRLKESSRGEFEKNYKELVDFYSSQDENDPQAKKMFADILSKAKEIYESAPQYLATVGEYEQLQNKMDEEIEKIKE; encoded by the coding sequence ATGAAAAAAAATCATAAATTAACATTATTTTTAGGTTCATTATCATCAATAGCAATTTTCCCATTAGTTGCAGCTTCATGTGCTAATAGAGGCCAAATTAGAGGTGAAAGTAAGCAAATACAGAAAAACATTGATAACCCAGTTAATCCAGATAAAGATAATCAGGACAATATTGATGTACCCATTCAACCATCAATTAAACATGAGTCTGCATTTTCTAAGTTGAAGAAATCAGGCAAACTTCAAGATGTTCAAAACGCTTTAGATGGATTATCAGATTCAACATTCGCACGTGTTCCATGAAAAAAAGTTTTTGAAGATCTTAAAGATACATATCTAAAAAGTGATGATTATACTAAAGCAGAGAAAGAATTTATTTCATTGCTAGTTGACGAACAATATTATCTTGGTCATGCTGAAAATAATTATGAAGAAGCATATAAAGAAGTATTAGATGTTATTTATGATATGAATACTGAAAGTCACAATAAAAGTGCTAATGAATTTGGTTTTAGAACTGAATTTGCAACAAAACAAGAAGCAAAAGAAGAACTTGAAAAATTTATTAAAGAATTTGAACAAGCACATAGTAATACTACAGTTCCATCTGGCGAAAATAGTATGGAAAATCACAATTCATATGCGGGTTCTTCAGATGAATTAAAGAATGAACTTAAAAAGAAAATTGAAGCAACAATATCATCATTAGACGCTAATCCAGATAAGGAAAGTTATCAGAATGTATTATTAAAATTAGAAGAAATTCTCAAATCAATATATCCTAGACTTAAAGAAAGTAGTCGCGGTGAATTTGAGAAAAATTATAAAGAATTAGTAGATTTCTATTCTTCACAAGATGAAAACGATCCTCAAGCCAAAAAAATGTTTGCTGATATTTTATCAAAAGCAAAAGAAATTTATGAATCTGCTCCACAATATTTAGCAACTGTTGGTGAATATGAACAATTGCAAAATAAAATGGATGAAGAGATTGAGAAAATAAAAGAATAA